A part of Chlamydia ibidis 10-1398/6 genomic DNA contains:
- a CDS encoding DUF5421 family protein → MELNKTSESLYNCKAGTHSQQSIGPDPVDNRDVKVFSLEGKQQSRAERNDKLAAKGNRQDARSSSDDKRLEEGPASVVAKEEEEQEQENGFMICENAAAGMSLVDIATSMATEVALETAQVAVASVDLSWVADIVASTVDAMMVTDIGGQQLVEIVLDSEAAVPEAFAGANLTLVQSGDQLTVKFSNFTDNVQMSEAMQLVASNPVQLTNLVQSLKDRMLTLTELTIGTNAVQLPKLEEIRSPMHVLAASIRQQDQEKDQDGRQQHSDQEQDQKQFKVEEASL, encoded by the coding sequence ATGGAATTAAATAAAACATCAGAGTCTTTATACAATTGTAAAGCAGGAACACATTCTCAACAATCTATAGGACCTGATCCTGTAGATAATCGGGATGTTAAAGTCTTCTCATTAGAAGGAAAACAACAATCACGTGCTGAACGTAATGATAAATTAGCAGCAAAAGGTAATCGTCAAGATGCACGTTCTTCTTCTGACGATAAACGGTTAGAAGAAGGGCCTGCGTCGGTAGTCGCTAAAGAAGAAGAAGAACAAGAGCAAGAAAATGGGTTCATGATCTGTGAAAATGCAGCTGCAGGCATGTCTTTAGTAGATATTGCTACGTCTATGGCTACAGAAGTTGCTCTTGAAACAGCACAAGTTGCAGTTGCTAGCGTAGATCTTAGCTGGGTTGCTGATATTGTGGCTTCTACAGTTGACGCTATGATGGTCACAGATATTGGTGGTCAGCAGTTGGTGGAAATTGTATTAGATTCAGAAGCAGCAGTTCCTGAAGCATTTGCAGGGGCAAATCTTACGCTTGTACAGTCTGGAGATCAGCTGACAGTCAAGTTTTCTAATTTTACAGATAATGTTCAAATGTCAGAAGCTATGCAGTTAGTTGCTAGCAATCCCGTACAGTTAACAAACTTAGTGCAATCATTAAAAGATCGTATGCTAACATTGACCGAATTAACAATTGGGACTAATGCGGTACAGCTGCCTAAGTTAGAAGAGATCCGATCTCCTATGCACGTGTTGGCCGCGTCTATTCGTCAGCAAGATCAGGAAAAAGATCAAGACGGTAGGCAACAACATTCAGATCAAGAGCAAGATCAAAAACAATTTAAAGTAGAAGAAGCTAGTTTATAA
- the sctQ gene encoding type III secretion system cytoplasmic ring protein SctQ, with amino-acid sequence MTVTEKPNDSWLKLRNDFLSSLNTEEEQISLPTFPIDGCKRILKDKFRLEDCEIVIRFRGALSVSDITKELSKNILLQPLVAQPLESGEFFFLTSEEDLQSLMVAVFGDSSLASYFYQKDKLLGFHYYFTAELCKIFQDLSWIPSLTMKVSEDAKFSVRSLQGSYYTVGVSCRLDGKNIYFNLLFPETTQQSCKKFLASLNQDFDIHQVDPMLPIAMSVDVGYCELTEEEWQQVIPGSFILLDTCLYDPDTGESGALLTINNRQFFGGRFTDTKSGEFKITSYPNLQHEDAPEEHEEHEPAIPLPSRVKLVAEVARYSLTVENFLSLGIGSVLHFDGTHPVLGVDLILNGAKVGRGEIVSLGNVLGIRVLEA; translated from the coding sequence ATGACAGTGACAGAGAAGCCTAACGATAGTTGGCTAAAGCTTCGTAATGATTTTCTTAGCTCTTTGAATACAGAAGAAGAGCAAATTTCTTTGCCAACGTTTCCTATTGATGGGTGTAAACGTATCCTGAAGGATAAATTTCGTCTGGAAGACTGTGAGATTGTCATACGATTCCGCGGGGCTCTCTCTGTTTCTGATATTACAAAAGAACTCAGCAAAAATATTTTATTACAACCATTAGTTGCTCAACCTTTAGAGTCGGGAGAGTTCTTTTTCTTAACATCGGAAGAAGACCTTCAAAGTTTGATGGTAGCTGTGTTTGGGGATTCTAGTTTGGCATCCTACTTTTATCAGAAAGATAAACTTTTAGGATTTCATTATTATTTCACCGCTGAACTTTGCAAAATTTTCCAAGATCTTTCTTGGATTCCTTCGTTGACTATGAAGGTCTCCGAAGATGCGAAGTTTTCAGTGCGCAGCTTACAGGGTTCTTATTACACTGTCGGAGTCTCCTGTAGATTGGATGGGAAAAACATCTATTTCAATTTATTATTTCCCGAAACCACTCAGCAAAGTTGTAAAAAATTTCTAGCCAGTTTGAATCAGGATTTTGATATCCATCAAGTAGATCCTATGCTGCCTATAGCTATGTCTGTAGATGTAGGATATTGTGAGCTTACTGAAGAAGAATGGCAGCAGGTAATTCCTGGCAGTTTTATATTGTTAGATACCTGTTTGTATGACCCTGATACAGGAGAAAGTGGGGCATTGTTGACGATTAATAATCGACAATTTTTCGGAGGGAGATTTACAGATACGAAATCTGGTGAGTTTAAAATTACTAGTTATCCAAATCTTCAACATGAAGATGCTCCAGAAGAACATGAAGAGCATGAGCCTGCTATTCCTTTACCTAGCCGTGTTAAATTAGTAGCAGAAGTAGCTCGATATTCTCTGACTGTGGAAAATTTCCTAAGTCTAGGAATCGGAAGTGTATTGCATTTTGATGGCACTCATCCTGTTTTGGGTGTAGATTTGATTCTAAATGGTGCTAAAGTTGGCAGAGGCGAAATAGTGTCTTTGGGTAACGTTTTAGGCATTAGAGTCTTGGAAGCATAG
- a CDS encoding serine/threonine protein kinase, which yields MDCHAESTLADRIIGGCHIQRILSSKTGTTVYQARHIETSRLTAIKVLTAPFVFDTRRIQTFLKEAEIIRNLSHDHIVQLYNYGKWECGLYISMEYVNGISLREYILSQTIPLPKASQIILDIAEAIAYLHSQGIIHRDIKPENILITPEGHIKLIDFGLSVWKDQECYSGYLGTPYYMSPEQRYGEAGSKSSDIYSLGILAYELVLGNLALGKIHLSLIPEKISRILSKALQPSPKERYSSIMDFIHDLRRYIRSEELQNDYRCKDSTTEFHELLYQQRSWLSPTSVRLPDFLSISIQEKGFPTYPYVYYQSFLEEDVFSFWFCYGCIGHPTLALTVMKTLVNQLSSHNSAGDILHKINQEFLHLHVPTDDFGLAANCLIISKEKQEVSWLACGKTNLWLKKQGKVRKSFESSSLGLGKISSLQIRETKVAWEIGDEAVLHTLKADNPMLPLYCPSFTELKDRGQTAIFCPIESVQYGTQDIYNGNLCPSTLISLKRIR from the coding sequence ATGGATTGTCATGCCGAATCTACCCTAGCCGATCGTATCATTGGTGGCTGTCATATTCAAAGAATTTTGAGCAGCAAAACTGGGACCACGGTATATCAAGCCCGTCACATAGAAACCTCACGTCTTACAGCTATCAAGGTTCTTACTGCTCCTTTTGTTTTTGATACTCGTCGTATTCAAACTTTTTTAAAAGAAGCGGAAATTATTCGTAATCTTTCACATGATCATATTGTACAACTATACAACTATGGTAAGTGGGAGTGTGGTCTATATATTTCTATGGAGTATGTTAACGGAATATCTCTTAGAGAATATATCCTATCACAGACTATTCCATTACCTAAAGCAAGTCAGATTATCTTAGATATAGCGGAAGCTATAGCATATCTCCATAGTCAAGGAATTATCCATAGGGATATTAAACCAGAAAATATCCTAATCACTCCTGAAGGACATATTAAATTGATCGATTTTGGCTTGTCAGTGTGGAAAGATCAGGAATGCTATTCAGGTTATTTAGGCACGCCCTATTATATGAGCCCAGAACAAAGATATGGAGAAGCGGGGTCAAAATCTTCCGATATCTATTCTCTAGGTATTTTAGCATATGAGTTAGTCTTAGGCAATTTGGCGTTAGGGAAAATTCATCTGTCGCTTATCCCTGAAAAGATTAGTAGAATTCTTTCCAAAGCATTACAACCTTCTCCTAAAGAACGGTATAGTTCTATCATGGATTTCATTCATGATTTGCGTAGGTATATTCGTTCAGAGGAACTACAAAACGACTATAGATGTAAAGATAGTACTACAGAGTTTCATGAACTCTTATATCAGCAGAGATCTTGGCTATCTCCTACTAGTGTGAGGTTGCCTGACTTTCTTTCTATAAGCATCCAAGAAAAAGGATTTCCTACATATCCTTATGTGTATTACCAAAGTTTTTTAGAAGAGGATGTTTTCTCTTTTTGGTTTTGTTATGGTTGTATAGGTCATCCTACTTTAGCTCTCACTGTGATGAAAACACTTGTAAATCAGTTGTCTTCGCATAATAGTGCTGGCGATATCTTACACAAAATAAATCAAGAATTTCTACATCTACATGTGCCTACTGATGATTTCGGTCTCGCGGCAAATTGCCTAATTATTTCTAAAGAAAAACAAGAAGTTTCTTGGTTAGCTTGTGGGAAAACTAATTTATGGTTAAAAAAGCAAGGAAAGGTTCGAAAGAGTTTTGAGAGCTCTTCCCTAGGGTTAGGGAAAATTAGCTCTTTACAAATTCGGGAAACCAAGGTTGCATGGGAAATAGGTGATGAAGCAGTATTACATACCTTAAAGGCAGACAACCCTATGCTACCCTTGTACTGTCCATCATTCACAGAGTTGAAAGATAGAGGACAAACAGCTATATTCTGCCCAATAGAAAGCGTACAGTATGGGACACAGGACATTTATAACGGAAATCTTTGTCCCTCAACACTTATCAGCTTAAAAAGAATCCGGTGA